A genomic segment from Thermincola ferriacetica encodes:
- the pduL gene encoding phosphate propanoyltransferase, with protein sequence MDREELVSIITEQVISQLQQMAKVAPADHRNKKIPLGISNRHVHISAEDLATLFGKGAQLTKLRDLSQPGQFVSEQMVTLVGPKGVIEKVRVLGPVRKKTQVEISISDCFKLGVKAPIRDSGDLEGSAPITVVGPVGSVTLPEGCIIAARHIHLHPADAEIFGLKDGDRVNVKCSGPRGIIFTEVLARVNENYRLEMHLDVDEANAASLRNGDLLEIV encoded by the coding sequence TTGGACAGGGAAGAACTGGTTTCAATCATAACAGAACAGGTTATCAGCCAGTTACAGCAAATGGCTAAAGTTGCGCCTGCCGATCACAGGAATAAAAAAATCCCATTGGGTATTTCCAACCGCCATGTGCATATTTCGGCAGAAGACCTGGCAACGCTATTTGGTAAGGGCGCACAGTTGACCAAGTTGAGGGATCTTTCACAACCCGGTCAGTTTGTAAGTGAACAGATGGTTACCCTGGTGGGTCCCAAGGGAGTCATAGAAAAAGTCCGCGTTTTGGGTCCCGTAAGAAAGAAAACGCAGGTAGAAATTTCAATTTCTGACTGTTTCAAGTTAGGCGTAAAAGCGCCTATCAGGGATTCAGGGGACCTGGAGGGCTCGGCGCCTATAACGGTGGTAGGGCCGGTGGGATCAGTAACCTTGCCGGAAGGCTGTATCATTGCTGCCCGGCATATCCATTTGCATCCTGCCGATGCCGAAATTTTCGGTTTAAAAGATGGCGACCGGGTCAATGTAAAATGTTCCGGCCCAAGAGGGATAATATTCACAGAGGTGCTGGCCAGGGTTAATGAAAACTACAGGCTGGAAATGCACCTTGACGTAGATGAGGCAAACGCTGCTTCCCTAAGGAACGGTGATTTGCTGGAGATTGTATAA
- a CDS encoding acetate/propionate family kinase, which produces MKVLVINSGSSSLKYQLFDMKERQAIAKGLVERIGIPGSRLTHYPADREPYRVEREIKHHGMALEIIFDALTHAGHGVINNIKEIDAVGHRVVHGGEIFKGPVLVDDAAKEGIRRLAELAPLHNPANLLGIEACERLLPGIRQVAVFDTSFHHTIPPHAYMYGLPYRYYEEYGIRRYGFHGTSHKYVAQRAEALLSRPLQELKIISCHLGSGSSITAILGGCSIDTSMGFTPLEGLTMGTRSGDLDPAIITYLMEKDNLSPAQINKILNHMGGVLGVSGLSSDFRDLEKAAAEGNKRAKLAIDLFVHRVKKYIGAYAAELNGLDVLIFTAGLGENSPEIRAAICQGLDYLYLWVDPEKNMVRGREADISTSGSRVRVLVIPTNEELMIASETMQLIN; this is translated from the coding sequence ATGAAGGTTTTGGTAATTAATTCCGGTAGCTCATCATTAAAATACCAACTGTTCGACATGAAAGAAAGACAGGCAATAGCAAAAGGGCTGGTAGAGCGAATCGGTATTCCGGGGTCCCGCCTGACCCATTACCCTGCAGACCGGGAACCTTATAGGGTGGAGCGGGAGATTAAACATCACGGTATGGCCCTGGAGATTATTTTTGATGCATTGACCCATGCCGGGCATGGAGTGATAAACAACATTAAGGAAATTGACGCAGTTGGACACCGTGTAGTACACGGAGGAGAGATATTCAAGGGACCGGTCCTGGTGGATGATGCTGCCAAGGAGGGAATCAGGCGGCTTGCCGAACTGGCGCCCCTTCATAACCCGGCGAATCTGCTGGGTATAGAGGCATGTGAAAGACTTCTCCCCGGCATCAGGCAGGTGGCAGTATTCGATACCAGCTTTCATCACACAATACCGCCCCATGCGTACATGTATGGCTTGCCTTATAGATATTACGAGGAATACGGAATCCGCAGGTATGGATTTCACGGGACATCCCATAAATATGTGGCCCAACGGGCCGAAGCATTGTTAAGCAGACCGCTACAGGAACTTAAAATTATATCCTGCCATTTAGGGAGTGGTTCCAGTATAACTGCCATTCTGGGCGGATGTTCGATAGATACCAGTATGGGTTTTACCCCGCTGGAAGGTCTTACAATGGGCACAAGAAGCGGAGACCTTGACCCGGCCATTATCACGTATTTAATGGAGAAAGACAATTTGTCTCCGGCACAAATCAACAAAATTCTTAACCACATGGGCGGTGTGCTGGGGGTTTCCGGCTTAAGCAGCGACTTCCGTGACCTGGAAAAGGCTGCTGCTGAAGGGAATAAACGGGCCAAGCTGGCTATTGATTTGTTTGTACACAGGGTAAAAAAATATATCGGCGCTTATGCAGCTGAACTAAACGGCCTTGATGTACTTATTTTCACTGCCGGTTTAGGAGAGAATTCGCCCGAGATAAGAGCAGCCATCTGTCAGGGACTGGATTACCTGTATCTATGGGTCGATCCGGAGAAAAATATGGTCCGGGGCCGGGAAGCGGATATATCAACATCGGGTTCGAGGGTAAGAGTACTGGTGATTCCTACGAATGAAGAATTAATGATAGCGTCGGAAACAATGCAATTGATAAATTAA
- a CDS encoding UbiX family flavin prenyltransferase — MKLVVAITGASGAIYGIKIMEEIKKKAFETHLIISKWARTTIETETRYTVKEVEKLATYCYNEDDLAAPLSSGSFKWDGMVIAPCSMKTLSGIANGYTDGLIVRAADVALKEKRPLVLITRETPLNPIHLENMLKLARIGVTIMPPVPAFYAAPATIDDIVNQTVGRALDLLGIETDSVKRWGGKT, encoded by the coding sequence TTGAAATTGGTTGTTGCTATTACCGGCGCTTCAGGCGCTATTTATGGAATAAAAATAATGGAAGAAATTAAAAAGAAGGCCTTTGAAACCCACCTTATCATTAGTAAATGGGCAAGGACCACAATAGAAACAGAAACCAGGTATACAGTGAAAGAGGTTGAAAAACTGGCCACCTATTGTTATAACGAAGATGATCTGGCAGCGCCTCTTTCTAGCGGTTCCTTTAAGTGGGACGGTATGGTTATTGCCCCTTGCAGTATGAAGACACTGTCCGGCATAGCCAATGGTTATACCGACGGGCTGATTGTTAGGGCAGCCGATGTTGCTCTCAAAGAAAAGAGGCCCCTGGTGCTGATAACCAGGGAAACTCCGTTGAATCCGATTCATCTGGAAAATATGTTAAAGCTAGCCAGGATTGGGGTTACAATTATGCCGCCTGTACCTGCTTTTTACGCGGCGCCGGCAACGATTGACGATATAGTAAACCAGACTGTTGGAAGGGCGTTGGACCTGTTA